One Roseimaritima multifibrata DNA window includes the following coding sequences:
- a CDS encoding PulJ/GspJ family protein produces the protein MIRTHCQPNDRLQPRNGLNPARRSVSRGFTILETLLATAVLMIIAGIATQLLSWMSETQNQVQANMQQMHELNRLQQDLLQEITNAQECTTEGDLLLCKSEEYAIRYSIFPERIQKEKIVDDKTVAREGFVLPAEWTTNWQIKDDIVQFQWESQKQQPPSGHMDVVLPSADPTKWSP, from the coding sequence ATGATCCGTACCCATTGCCAACCAAACGATCGCCTTCAGCCAAGAAATGGCTTGAACCCTGCACGCCGAAGTGTTTCCCGCGGATTCACGATCCTGGAAACCTTGCTGGCGACGGCCGTCCTGATGATTATTGCGGGAATCGCAACCCAACTGTTAAGTTGGATGAGCGAAACGCAAAACCAAGTACAAGCCAACATGCAGCAAATGCATGAACTGAATCGCCTGCAACAGGATCTGTTGCAAGAGATAACCAACGCACAAGAATGCACCACCGAAGGGGATTTACTGCTTTGCAAATCGGAGGAATATGCCATTCGCTATTCCATTTTTCCGGAACGAATCCAGAAGGAAAAAATCGTCGACGACAAAACCGTCGCTCGTGAGGGATTCGTGCTGCCTGCAGAGTGGACCACAAACTGGCAGATCAAAGACGACATCGTGCAGTTTCAATGGGAATCGCAAAAACAGCAGCCACCCAGCGGACATATGGACGTCGTCCTCCCTTCCGCAGACCCCACGAAGTGGAGCCCATGA
- a CDS encoding type IV pilus modification PilV family protein, with protein sequence MSVLRNRRGWNLIETVVALSLLATAVVGITKYVATARRNQQSNWQWWYCQVSSDNVAARLQKIPFEKLNSDVASWPSIEKSLPDNYELAIEVREFEAAEVQGKQITVRVSDASKQMTRTSDLWRFKEEDQ encoded by the coding sequence ATGAGCGTTTTACGCAACCGCCGAGGCTGGAACCTTATCGAAACCGTGGTGGCGCTGTCCCTGCTGGCTACGGCGGTGGTCGGCATCACCAAATACGTGGCGACGGCACGCCGCAACCAACAATCCAACTGGCAATGGTGGTACTGCCAAGTCAGCTCAGACAACGTCGCCGCGCGTCTTCAGAAAATTCCCTTTGAGAAATTGAATTCAGATGTCGCCTCATGGCCGTCCATCGAAAAATCGCTGCCAGACAATTACGAACTAGCAATCGAAGTACGCGAATTTGAAGCGGCGGAAGTTCAGGGAAAGCAGATCACGGTACGAGTCTCGGACGCCTCCAAACAAATGACGCGGACTTCCGATCTATGGCGTTTTAAGGAGGAGGACCAATGA
- a CDS encoding type II secretion system F family protein: MQLFFLGISILGIVVMAVLYAIRWLAGQGAIPPERIPARQGLEIFYRIVIYGLCLTLPAIFLPIFVTFVFSAIFIGVMFQWRSLSHREAVQTLNESIRLACRNEGSITKVANGFGARNATFLGAQANAFAIGLERGADLVPLIHWLQIPLETETLLAIQHKKDSTWSTASKREVLLGGVRLDADDQYSATPLWSYFFTVMLFINLLILFLVTFIVPTMKEMIEEFDLGSPALDNHWFTLGFINVPIISIMLMFGWGMLRLTYWLTNWQWLRWLLPFSVPIKRAQRQSEWLNGLAAAVDAGQESSQALHSLIATYRDPGAVRSLRLAATKTEQGMPLSLALSSSGLIPRRSATWIEAATKTDHLASSLRQIGRDLQRRAQMRFNSATAILFPLSVIVCGTVVLAVGHYLFLFLTTLITGLAPS, encoded by the coding sequence ATGCAACTATTTTTCTTGGGAATTTCGATCCTTGGCATCGTTGTCATGGCGGTGCTTTACGCGATCCGCTGGTTGGCCGGTCAAGGTGCAATCCCCCCGGAGCGAATCCCGGCCCGCCAAGGGCTGGAGATCTTTTACCGAATCGTCATTTACGGTTTGTGCCTCACGCTGCCCGCCATTTTTCTGCCCATCTTTGTAACCTTTGTTTTCTCGGCAATCTTTATCGGAGTGATGTTCCAGTGGCGTTCGCTAAGTCATCGCGAAGCGGTTCAAACGCTGAATGAATCGATCCGCTTGGCCTGTCGAAACGAAGGCTCCATCACAAAAGTCGCAAACGGCTTTGGCGCGAGGAACGCGACATTCCTCGGTGCCCAAGCAAATGCATTTGCGATCGGATTGGAACGCGGCGCGGACCTCGTCCCCCTCATACACTGGCTGCAAATTCCACTGGAGACTGAAACGCTGCTGGCAATCCAACACAAAAAAGATTCGACTTGGTCAACGGCCAGCAAGCGAGAGGTTCTGCTAGGTGGTGTCCGTCTGGACGCCGACGACCAATACTCCGCAACACCGCTCTGGAGCTATTTCTTTACGGTGATGTTGTTTATCAATCTTCTGATTCTCTTTTTGGTCACTTTCATCGTACCCACGATGAAAGAAATGATAGAAGAGTTTGATCTTGGTTCACCGGCGTTGGATAACCATTGGTTTACGCTCGGTTTCATTAACGTCCCCATAATCAGCATCATGCTGATGTTTGGCTGGGGGATGCTTCGCTTGACGTACTGGTTAACCAATTGGCAGTGGCTTCGGTGGTTGCTGCCATTTAGCGTCCCAATCAAACGTGCCCAACGTCAATCGGAATGGCTGAATGGTCTGGCCGCCGCTGTCGATGCAGGCCAGGAATCCTCCCAGGCGTTGCACTCCCTGATCGCGACCTACCGCGATCCTGGTGCCGTGCGGTCACTCAGACTGGCAGCGACGAAGACAGAACAAGGCATGCCGCTGAGCCTAGCACTTAGCAGTTCAGGATTGATTCCACGGCGATCCGCAACGTGGATTGAGGCGGCAACCAAAACCGATCATCTGGCAAGTTCATTGCGTCAAATCGGACGCGACCTACAACGTCGTGCTCAGATGCGATTCAATTCAGCGACCGCGATCTTGTTCCCACTTAGCGTCATTGTGTGCGGAACCGTTGTCCTTGCCGTTGGCCACTACCTGTTTCTCTTCTTAACGACTTTGATCACGGGGCTGGCTCCTTCATGA
- a CDS encoding type II secretion system F family protein: MSHSLPTLLQLAEAGEPIPAALRAAAGETRGRRKRADLLELAAKIERGESPSTDRTSERERFFASVASGPAQAIGSLSDYLSVSEGLNRQRTQIRRLLLGTALIMTVALGATMALLVYTNHQIQSMLDEFQLETPMGHYVLWWLCFVLSVGLTWLAWVVYFLCAMRRLPLIGPIATWLLGRIPMVGKTYSTIESSEWSDGISRSLAAGRSYSDSFRETAAVATNPLTAAGLRAIADRLDQGMAIDEVLERQNMSNGLMAAMVSSRTATAPAEGWRLAADNFIRSADRQTRRLRTAFPPVVFTVAAAMAWSGYTIAISRIQVLIGMLGGL, from the coding sequence ATGTCACACTCACTTCCTACATTGCTGCAGTTGGCCGAAGCTGGCGAACCGATTCCGGCGGCCCTTCGCGCCGCGGCCGGAGAAACTCGCGGCCGGCGCAAACGTGCGGACCTGCTAGAACTGGCAGCCAAAATTGAACGAGGCGAATCCCCTTCGACCGACCGGACAAGCGAACGCGAACGGTTCTTTGCGTCCGTCGCCTCAGGACCAGCCCAGGCGATCGGTTCGCTAAGCGATTACCTGTCCGTTAGCGAAGGTTTGAATCGCCAGCGAACTCAAATTCGCCGCTTACTTCTAGGCACCGCACTGATCATGACGGTCGCGTTGGGGGCAACGATGGCTTTGCTGGTCTACACCAATCATCAGATTCAATCGATGTTGGACGAATTCCAACTGGAAACCCCCATGGGCCATTACGTTCTCTGGTGGCTTTGTTTTGTATTGTCGGTCGGTCTGACGTGGCTTGCCTGGGTTGTCTATTTCTTATGTGCAATGCGACGCCTTCCCTTGATTGGGCCGATCGCCACGTGGCTACTCGGGCGGATTCCGATGGTGGGCAAAACGTATTCAACCATCGAATCGAGCGAGTGGAGCGACGGCATCAGCCGCTCGCTGGCGGCAGGCCGTTCCTACAGTGACAGTTTCCGGGAAACCGCGGCGGTCGCAACCAATCCACTCACCGCGGCGGGTCTTCGCGCGATCGCAGACCGCCTGGACCAAGGAATGGCGATCGATGAAGTTCTTGAACGTCAGAACATGTCCAACGGCTTAATGGCAGCGATGGTTTCCAGTCGAACGGCCACCGCACCCGCGGAGGGCTGGCGATTGGCGGCCGACAATTTCATCCGCTCCGCAGACCGTCAGACGCGTCGCTTGCGAACCGCCTTCCCACCGGTGGTTTTCACCGTTGCAGCGGCGATGGCTTGGAGCGGCTACACCATTGCGATCAGTCGCATTCAGGTCCTCATTGGCATGTTGGGAGGTCTATGA
- a CDS encoding type II secretion system F family protein — MSERKSIALSEPELATLLDEIAAMIQSNRPLVPELLAIETGQLGRLKRAAQSLRTDLEAGRSLGEGFERLSPKLSGQGKAAIQLAAETGNVEGLRQLAILLRQRRSLRTTAFVAYIYPAFTLVLGCAVLWFTVAHFQNLLQATEHFAGPVNIVTILSGYWWVLPLVALGLMVILLKLARLPGRFGRLALFCDTLAWELDSDLPLNKALPYAAQLAGDRQLAGEMPQWVQAHNAGASGPAQSGLPPMLKYLLGHLRSDTTVDASSVGIAPDAAIPQLKNLAVWYRQLQVDRFRWLVHWIPTAIVVVIGGCCVTSYLLAVLFPIYRELGEVL; from the coding sequence ATGTCTGAACGCAAATCGATTGCCCTTTCCGAACCGGAATTAGCGACGCTGCTCGATGAAATCGCGGCAATGATCCAAAGTAACCGGCCATTGGTTCCCGAACTGCTTGCGATCGAAACGGGCCAATTGGGACGTTTAAAACGAGCCGCCCAATCGCTCCGAACGGACCTGGAAGCCGGACGTTCCCTAGGCGAAGGATTTGAACGACTCTCTCCGAAACTGAGCGGCCAAGGAAAGGCGGCGATTCAACTGGCCGCCGAAACCGGGAATGTCGAAGGCCTGCGTCAGTTGGCGATCTTGCTTAGGCAGCGGAGAAGCCTACGAACGACCGCCTTCGTCGCTTACATCTACCCAGCCTTTACCCTTGTACTGGGGTGTGCGGTGCTGTGGTTTACCGTGGCCCATTTCCAGAACCTGTTGCAGGCGACCGAACATTTCGCCGGGCCCGTAAATATCGTGACAATCCTTAGTGGTTATTGGTGGGTGCTCCCGCTGGTAGCGTTGGGATTGATGGTCATTCTATTAAAGCTTGCACGGTTGCCCGGACGGTTCGGAAGGTTGGCACTGTTCTGTGATACGCTGGCCTGGGAACTTGATTCGGATTTGCCCCTCAACAAGGCCCTCCCCTACGCAGCCCAACTGGCGGGGGATCGCCAATTGGCTGGCGAAATGCCGCAATGGGTCCAAGCTCACAACGCGGGCGCCAGTGGCCCCGCCCAGTCCGGACTCCCGCCGATGCTGAAGTACCTGCTGGGACACCTTCGCAGCGATACCACCGTCGATGCCTCGTCGGTCGGGATCGCACCCGACGCGGCGATCCCTCAACTGAAAAATTTAGCGGTCTGGTACCGCCAATTGCAGGTCGATCGATTTCGTTGGTTGGTCCATTGGATTCCTACGGCAATTGTCGTTGTCATCGGAGGCTGCTGCGTCACCAGTTACCTGCTTGCCGTGCTGTTTCCGATTTATCGAGAACTAGGCGAGGTTCTCTAA
- a CDS encoding PIG-L deacetylase family protein encodes MPSVLAIAAHPDDIEFLMAGTMLLLKDKGWDLHYMNVADGSRGSTVLSSSDCASTRLKEARAAAEQMGATFYPPIGRDMELRYTHEMFRQIAAVVRQAKPSVLLTHAPVDYMEDHEAVCRLAVASAFAHGMPNFETMPAVDPYYEPLTVYHAQPHGNRTPMGQRVHPHFWINTESVLERKEAALGEHRSQKEWLDESQGMDSYVQTMKDLGEDSGKMSGRFTYAEGWRRREHWGFCGPDDDPLRDVLADYLAPGVSRDA; translated from the coding sequence ATGCCTTCGGTTTTAGCAATTGCAGCCCATCCTGATGATATTGAATTCTTGATGGCAGGCACGATGTTGCTCTTAAAAGATAAAGGGTGGGACCTGCACTACATGAACGTGGCCGATGGGTCGCGTGGGTCAACGGTATTGTCGTCATCTGATTGTGCGTCGACGCGGTTGAAAGAAGCCCGCGCCGCCGCAGAACAGATGGGGGCTACCTTTTATCCCCCAATTGGCCGCGATATGGAACTTCGATACACCCATGAAATGTTCCGGCAAATTGCGGCCGTCGTCCGGCAAGCGAAACCATCCGTCCTCCTGACACATGCTCCGGTCGACTACATGGAGGATCACGAAGCCGTTTGCCGGTTGGCGGTAGCCTCCGCGTTTGCTCACGGAATGCCGAACTTCGAAACGATGCCAGCGGTCGATCCCTATTATGAACCGCTGACGGTCTACCACGCCCAACCGCATGGCAACCGGACTCCGATGGGCCAGCGAGTCCATCCGCACTTCTGGATCAATACGGAATCGGTCCTGGAACGTAAAGAAGCAGCCTTGGGGGAACATCGCAGTCAGAAAGAATGGTTGGATGAAAGTCAGGGAATGGACTCGTACGTTCAAACGATGAAAGATCTGGGCGAGGATTCCGGCAAGATGTCGGGACGCTTCACTTACGCAGAAGGTTGGCGAAGACGCGAGCATTGGGGATTTTGTGGACCCGATGATGATCCGCTTCGCGACGTTTTGGCGGACTACCTGGCGCCTGGCGTCAGCCGCGATGCTTGA
- a CDS encoding 4a-hydroxytetrahydrobiopterin dehydratase, with translation MQRSELTARRCQACEGGIPALQEPAIRSMLAAVPEWNWVPGENCIERRWKLKNFVQAVAWLQTVADIAEAEQHHPDLHLTGYRNLKIVLTTHAIEGLSENDFIVAAHIDAAWEAAAKEADNHAT, from the coding sequence ATGCAACGGTCTGAATTGACTGCACGGCGTTGTCAGGCTTGTGAGGGGGGGATCCCCGCCCTGCAGGAACCTGCAATCCGATCGATGTTGGCTGCGGTTCCCGAGTGGAATTGGGTTCCCGGTGAAAACTGCATCGAACGTCGCTGGAAATTGAAAAATTTCGTGCAGGCGGTCGCTTGGCTGCAGACGGTCGCCGACATCGCCGAAGCGGAACAGCATCACCCGGATCTGCATCTAACGGGATATCGGAACTTGAAAATCGTGCTTACGACCCATGCAATCGAGGGGCTGAGCGAAAACGATTTTATTGTCGCCGCCCATATCGATGCGGCGTGGGAGGCGGCCGCCAAGGAGGCCGACAACCATGCGACGTGA
- a CDS encoding RsmD family RNA methyltransferase — MAGPRKTRTRTTRKSADTLKTIGPTNLRVIGGSMGGRQIRYNGQRSTRPMKDSVRENLFNVLGKHAVQGAIAWDLFAGTGILGIEAVSRGAERAVCFEWNRPMAKSIQTAIDSLDAQEKVKVVIGDAFRMSRHMMSEEEEPKPWIVFVCPPYIFWEEKVDQMFDMLRWIAEHAPQGSVVVTETDGHWDMEQLPLEPWDIRRYGSTQLGFYEPPALCGGL, encoded by the coding sequence ATGGCAGGACCGCGAAAGACGCGAACTCGAACGACCCGTAAATCGGCCGATACGCTAAAAACCATTGGCCCCACCAATCTCCGCGTGATCGGTGGTTCGATGGGGGGCCGCCAAATCCGCTACAACGGTCAACGTTCAACTCGGCCGATGAAGGACAGCGTCCGCGAAAATTTGTTTAATGTCCTCGGAAAACATGCCGTCCAAGGGGCCATCGCCTGGGACCTGTTCGCCGGAACAGGAATCTTAGGGATTGAAGCGGTCAGTCGAGGAGCCGAGCGAGCCGTTTGCTTTGAATGGAATCGTCCGATGGCAAAATCGATCCAAACCGCCATCGATTCGCTCGATGCCCAAGAAAAAGTCAAAGTGGTCATCGGGGACGCGTTCCGGATGTCGCGCCACATGATGAGCGAAGAAGAAGAACCGAAGCCCTGGATCGTGTTTGTCTGCCCTCCCTATATTTTCTGGGAAGAAAAAGTCGATCAGATGTTCGACATGCTTCGCTGGATCGCCGAACACGCGCCCCAGGGGAGTGTCGTGGTTACCGAAACCGACGGACACTGGGACATGGAACAACTTCCGCTTGAACCGTGGGACATCCGCCGCTATGGGTCGACGCAGCTGGGCTTCTATGAACCTCCAGCACTCTGCGGCGGCCTGTAG